A window of the Deltaproteobacteria bacterium genome harbors these coding sequences:
- a CDS encoding O-antigen ligase family protein, which translates to MMLWVYSTRLAILFLVLLRTIIDAVGPFFPLSGDPAQLTASSVATGYNTAATIELTEVSGVLLFGLSLFTLIILLIQKKIKLRSYDIAAICFILALSIGIFRSSAEIPAYPDLLRPASWMLFLIIFPQLIRDERDIRLFIFAGFLASLIPLAGGIHSLLTGYKVGAYYGVMSAHVAGLKDIQGWFHSPPNLGALTSSIFVFPLMMLFWQKKRTWSWFFYLALIMTSIYFIYRTYHRASLIAVIVLLLSTYLLIYPSMKKVIVSISILSVLWILTISTGMIKIKLADFDLGATGGESSIYHRLLIWTLAVKGWFEGNLMQKLFGRGLNAVRSITWGKGAHNDYFELLYSYGLVPLIAYVTFQFLLIKEFFRLRKKFRDYLPYRQLCCVAIALFCGSSAIANSMRSLWSLQWMFYIATFFGLTLSLNKLNPEKDEIRQTSHLDSLR; encoded by the coding sequence ATGATGCTATGGGTCTATTCCACACGCCTGGCAATCCTGTTTCTCGTTCTTCTCCGAACCATTATTGATGCCGTCGGTCCCTTTTTCCCACTGTCTGGCGACCCGGCCCAACTAACTGCCAGTAGTGTGGCAACCGGATACAACACAGCAGCCACGATAGAACTCACCGAGGTTTCGGGAGTTCTCCTCTTCGGCCTTTCCCTCTTTACGCTGATAATTCTTCTCATTCAAAAGAAAATCAAGCTTCGTTCTTACGACATTGCAGCGATTTGTTTTATCCTGGCTCTCTCGATCGGGATCTTTAGGTCAAGTGCAGAAATCCCAGCCTATCCCGATCTTCTCCGCCCTGCCAGTTGGATGCTTTTTCTGATCATCTTCCCCCAACTTATCCGCGATGAGCGGGACATCCGTCTCTTTATCTTTGCTGGCTTTCTTGCCTCTTTGATCCCGCTTGCCGGAGGCATTCATTCTCTCCTCACCGGCTATAAGGTAGGGGCCTATTATGGAGTCATGTCTGCTCATGTCGCCGGATTAAAGGATATTCAGGGCTGGTTCCACAGTCCACCAAATCTCGGCGCACTCACGAGTTCGATATTCGTCTTTCCACTCATGATGCTCTTTTGGCAAAAGAAGAGGACTTGGTCATGGTTTTTTTATCTTGCCTTGATTATGACTTCTATCTATTTCATTTATAGAACCTATCATAGGGCAAGCCTCATAGCGGTCATAGTACTCCTTCTGTCCACTTACCTCCTCATCTATCCCTCGATGAAAAAAGTCATCGTGTCCATATCCATTCTATCTGTCTTGTGGATATTAACCATCAGCACAGGAATGATCAAGATCAAGCTGGCAGATTTCGATCTGGGGGCCACTGGAGGCGAATCATCGATCTATCATCGTCTTCTTATCTGGACCTTAGCTGTCAAAGGTTGGTTCGAAGGGAACTTGATGCAAAAGCTTTTCGGCCGAGGATTGAATGCGGTGAGGAGTATCACATGGGGGAAAGGGGCCCACAACGACTACTTCGAACTTCTCTACAGTTATGGTCTGGTCCCTCTCATCGCCTATGTCACATTCCAATTTCTTCTCATAAAAGAATTCTTCCGTTTAAGGAAGAAATTCCGGGATTACCTTCCCTATCGTCAGTTGTGCTGTGTCGCCATTGCTCTATTCTGCGGCTCTTCTGCTATCGCAAACAGCATGCGCTCCTTATGGAGCCTCCAGTGGATGTTTTATATCGCAACCTTCTTTGGACTCACACTTTCTCTTAATAAGCTAAATCCGGAAAAAGATGAAATTCGCCAAACAAGTCATCTCGATTCTCTCCGCTGA
- a CDS encoding glycosyltransferase family 39 protein, which yields MNKKLILIFFVALAVRVALLVHVGDSFEPDHGQLANLVNWREGHGLSDTITQADGSLTYQPTARDLPGHGIIILTLWELTGTRSILPIKILQIFLDSLMVFLLYGIGKKIFNEKISLLGALFYSLYLPAATLAVWPRRDAWVSFGIITAIYLFLRYLENQKWRTCFGVGLVLAWTSYFRSTMIPIPLLFGYLISLFHGWKKSLTPTVLMGILILSALLPWGIRNYKTFNGKMILTEVNFYQSMWEGFGQFPNPMGAINHDALTEKQMRAAGYQGEFASIEYEDFLKPKVVEALQKHPWWYLGTIFRRIPRALIVNRVHWGIFQKKNLEYHTFHLKTGRDMSLIQYALFMLRENPGFLLTKCLDLVILVFAIYGLLLMWRTNRRYGLLLGSLPLYFMLVLIPIRMEGRYMTPIHWVFLLLMAYSLLHLKERLNKKVIS from the coding sequence ATGAATAAAAAACTGATTCTTATTTTTTTCGTCGCACTTGCCGTTCGGGTCGCCCTCTTGGTCCACGTGGGAGATTCTTTCGAACCCGATCATGGCCAACTCGCCAACTTGGTTAATTGGAGAGAGGGGCATGGGCTTTCAGACACCATCACCCAAGCTGATGGGAGTCTCACCTACCAACCCACGGCACGCGATCTCCCTGGTCATGGCATCATCATTCTAACCTTGTGGGAATTGACAGGAACACGAAGCATCCTGCCCATAAAAATTCTGCAAATATTTCTTGATTCCTTGATGGTTTTTCTTCTTTACGGGATCGGGAAAAAAATCTTTAATGAAAAGATAAGTCTCCTTGGGGCCCTCTTTTACAGTCTCTATCTGCCCGCTGCAACCCTAGCGGTCTGGCCGCGCCGCGATGCGTGGGTTAGCTTCGGAATCATAACAGCGATCTATCTTTTTCTTCGCTACCTCGAGAATCAAAAATGGAGGACTTGCTTCGGGGTGGGACTTGTTTTGGCCTGGACCAGCTATTTCAGGTCGACCATGATTCCAATCCCTTTGCTTTTTGGGTATCTTATTTCCCTCTTTCATGGCTGGAAAAAATCGCTGACCCCTACCGTACTCATGGGGATACTCATTCTCTCTGCTCTTCTGCCTTGGGGAATTCGAAACTACAAGACATTCAACGGAAAAATGATCCTTACCGAAGTTAACTTTTACCAGTCGATGTGGGAGGGGTTTGGCCAATTTCCAAATCCCATGGGGGCAATCAATCATGACGCGTTGACGGAAAAGCAGATGAGAGCCGCCGGATATCAGGGGGAGTTTGCCTCGATAGAATACGAGGATTTTCTCAAACCAAAGGTCGTCGAGGCGCTCCAGAAACATCCCTGGTGGTATCTTGGAACTATTTTTCGACGAATTCCTCGGGCGCTCATTGTTAATCGAGTCCACTGGGGAATCTTTCAAAAGAAAAATCTTGAGTATCACACGTTTCATCTGAAGACAGGTAGAGATATGAGTCTCATTCAATATGCGCTCTTTATGCTCCGTGAAAATCCTGGCTTCCTCCTGACTAAGTGTTTGGACCTTGTCATTCTTGTCTTCGCAATTTATGGTCTTCTTCTTATGTGGCGAACCAACAGGCGATATGGGTTATTACTTGGAAGCCTTCCACTCTATTTCATGCTAGTCCTTATTCCAATTCGAATGGAAGGACGGTATATGACCCCAATTCACTGGGTCTTTCTTTTGCTGATGGCCTATTCTCTCCTTCATCTGAAAGAGCGGCTCAACAAGAAAGTGATTTCCTGA
- a CDS encoding dTDP-4-dehydrorhamnose 3,5-epimerase family protein — protein MDKSILTDILVDEAAKASHQQEYGEKKKIEGSMLVELPVFRGDDGFFVELARLTGQAETTKPLPPLSVAQINYSETVPDQIKAWHYHLKQDEIWLIPPTTKLIVGLLDLRRSSPTKNQVLRYSLGQGKMQALLIPRGVAHGLSNPYPQPAGLFYLVSNTFDGTDEWRLPFDFSVGKEFWQIQTG, from the coding sequence ATGGATAAATCAATTCTTACAGACATATTAGTGGATGAGGCAGCCAAGGCAAGCCACCAACAAGAATATGGAGAGAAAAAGAAGATCGAGGGATCGATGCTGGTCGAACTCCCTGTTTTCCGCGGCGATGACGGTTTTTTTGTGGAGCTAGCACGATTAACGGGCCAGGCCGAGACCACCAAGCCTCTTCCACCCCTTTCAGTGGCCCAAATCAATTATTCGGAAACGGTTCCCGACCAGATCAAGGCATGGCACTATCATCTCAAACAGGACGAAATCTGGCTGATTCCGCCAACCACAAAACTGATCGTCGGCCTCTTGGATCTGCGCCGCTCCTCACCGACCAAAAATCAAGTCTTGCGCTACTCCTTGGGACAAGGAAAGATGCAGGCACTTTTGATACCGCGAGGGGTCGCGCATGGCCTTTCCAACCCGTACCCCCAACCGGCTGGGCTCTTTTACCTTGTCAGCAATACCTTTGATGGAACAGACGAGTGGAGACTCCCCTTTGATTTTTCGGTTGGAAAGGAATTTTGGCAGATACAAACTGGTTAA
- the rfbB gene encoding dTDP-glucose 4,6-dehydratase yields MKILVTGGAGFIGSNFIRYWLEHHPADSLVNFDKLTYAGHLSTLKDFENNPRHRFFEGDIQNPDAIANAAEKGIDAIVHFAAESHVDRSIYGPIDFVRTNVLGTTHLLEWTRQHPQTRFVLVSTDEVYGSLSLEDRSKKFKWGDPYQPRNPYAASKASADHLSRAYHHTYGLDIMITNCTNNVGPYQDPEKFVPLSITNLLEDKPIRIYGDGKYIRDWLWVDDHIMGIEKVLLKGKRGETYLFGGKSEIDNLSLAKRILAKLKKQESAIEFVSDRPGNDRRYAMDYSKTLKELDWQPTLGIDEILDKTIAWYQENSWWWKPIKGRKEGVVITHG; encoded by the coding sequence ATGAAAATTCTTGTAACCGGAGGAGCCGGCTTCATCGGCTCCAATTTTATTCGCTACTGGCTGGAACACCATCCGGCGGATAGCCTTGTCAATTTTGACAAATTGACCTATGCGGGCCATCTCTCCACCCTGAAGGATTTCGAGAACAACCCTCGCCATCGTTTTTTTGAAGGAGATATTCAGAATCCGGACGCGATCGCAAATGCAGCAGAAAAGGGGATTGACGCAATTGTTCACTTTGCAGCGGAATCCCATGTCGATCGAAGCATCTATGGGCCGATCGATTTTGTCAGAACCAATGTGTTAGGGACGACCCATCTCCTGGAATGGACACGACAACATCCTCAAACTCGTTTTGTTCTAGTCTCGACTGATGAGGTCTATGGTTCTCTCTCCCTCGAGGATCGATCCAAAAAATTCAAATGGGGCGATCCGTATCAGCCACGAAACCCCTATGCCGCTTCAAAGGCATCGGCCGACCACCTCTCGAGGGCCTATCACCATACTTACGGTCTCGATATTATGATTACCAACTGCACAAACAACGTCGGTCCCTACCAAGATCCGGAGAAATTCGTCCCGCTTTCTATCACGAACCTTTTGGAAGACAAACCGATCCGAATTTATGGAGATGGGAAATATATCCGTGACTGGCTTTGGGTAGATGACCACATCATGGGGATCGAGAAGGTCCTTCTAAAAGGCAAGAGGGGTGAGACCTATCTGTTCGGCGGAAAGAGTGAAATTGATAATCTATCGTTGGCGAAACGAATCCTCGCCAAACTGAAAAAACAGGAGTCGGCGATTGAATTTGTTTCCGATCGCCCTGGTAATGATCGACGTTATGCCATGGACTACTCAAAAACACTCAAAGAGTTGGACTGGCAGCCGACTCTCGGGATTGATGAAATTTTGGACAAGACAATTGCTTGGTATCAGGAAAACAGCTGGTGGTGGAAACCGATCAAGGGACGAAAGGAAGGAGTGGTGATCACCCATGGATAA
- a CDS encoding glucose-1-phosphate thymidylyltransferase → MKALVLSGGTGTRLRPLTHTGAKQLLPVANKPILFYVIEKLKACHIENIGVIISPETGREVRKALGDGSRFGVQFHFLEQDAPRGLAHTVQVAEDFLANDPFVMYLGDNLIGSPISRFVERFQQRKSDAHVLLKGVENPSAFGVAETDEEGNVKRLVEKPKVPPSNLALVGLYIFSPEIHKATRAIKPSWRNELEITDAIQWLVDHQRPVTSEILESWWLDTGKKDDILAANTAVLDDWIQRQIDGEVDSLSQVNGRVQLGKGSKVINSTLRGPIVIGEGVTVENSFIGPFTSIGNQSRIIDATIQHCVLLEECQVVGINRLEDSICGRKSIVRAAGNKSNGHRLLIGDDSVVEVK, encoded by the coding sequence ATGAAGGCCCTTGTCTTATCCGGTGGCACCGGCACCCGTCTGAGGCCACTCACCCATACGGGAGCCAAACAGCTCCTGCCGGTCGCAAACAAGCCGATCCTTTTCTATGTTATTGAAAAGCTTAAAGCCTGCCATATCGAAAATATCGGTGTCATTATCTCACCAGAAACAGGACGTGAGGTTCGCAAGGCATTGGGAGACGGCAGCCGCTTTGGAGTTCAATTTCATTTTCTGGAACAAGATGCCCCTCGGGGACTTGCCCATACGGTTCAGGTTGCGGAGGATTTCTTGGCCAACGATCCTTTTGTGATGTACTTGGGAGATAATTTGATCGGGAGCCCGATCAGCCGCTTTGTCGAGAGGTTTCAACAAAGGAAATCTGACGCCCATGTGCTTCTCAAGGGAGTCGAAAACCCCTCGGCCTTTGGCGTCGCCGAAACGGATGAGGAAGGAAATGTCAAGAGACTGGTTGAGAAACCAAAAGTTCCCCCTTCAAACCTTGCCCTAGTGGGGCTCTACATTTTTTCTCCGGAGATCCATAAGGCGACACGTGCCATCAAACCTTCTTGGCGTAATGAATTAGAAATTACCGACGCGATCCAGTGGCTCGTTGATCATCAACGGCCAGTAACGAGCGAGATCCTTGAGAGCTGGTGGCTCGATACAGGGAAAAAGGATGACATCCTTGCCGCTAATACGGCCGTCCTGGACGACTGGATCCAAAGGCAGATAGATGGCGAGGTCGATTCTCTCTCCCAGGTCAATGGGCGTGTCCAACTCGGCAAGGGGAGCAAAGTCATTAATAGCACCCTTCGCGGTCCTATCGTCATTGGCGAGGGGGTAACTGTAGAAAACAGTTTTATCGGTCCGTTCACAAGCATCGGGAATCAGAGCCGGATTATTGATGCGACGATCCAGCACTGTGTTCTTTTGGAGGAATGTCAGGTAGTCGGTATTAACAGGCTTGAGGATAGCATTTGCGGCCGAAAGTCTATTGTCAGGGCCGCTGGAAACAAATCGAATGGTCATCGACTTTTGATTGGTGATGATTCTGTTGTTGAGGTTAAGTAA
- a CDS encoding class I SAM-dependent methyltransferase — translation MIRYFRQKRLEKIRRYATQGTLLDIGCGGGQFLVFLRENGWQVAGIEVNEEMATYGRESLNLNIKTGDLQEAGFSENTFDVITLFHVLEHIQDPIVTLRECYRILKPGGLLVIAVPNFNSWQSRWTRKHWFHLDVPHHLHHFSAKTLQNFLEENSFRVGEVEHFSLEQNPFGFLQSLLNWSHMGHNALYDTLKTKRLRAKFSWKLIPTFALLPILLPISLFASILESLSRCGGTIEAYALKTIPKEKLT, via the coding sequence ATGATCCGTTACTTCCGCCAAAAACGGCTCGAAAAAATAAGACGCTATGCGACGCAAGGGACCCTTCTGGACATCGGTTGTGGCGGTGGTCAATTCCTCGTCTTTCTCCGGGAGAATGGATGGCAAGTGGCGGGAATTGAAGTCAATGAAGAGATGGCAACTTATGGCCGGGAATCTCTAAATCTGAATATTAAAACAGGTGACCTTCAGGAAGCTGGCTTTAGCGAGAACACATTCGATGTGATTACTCTCTTTCATGTTCTTGAGCATATTCAGGACCCGATAGTGACACTGCGTGAGTGCTATCGGATTCTGAAACCAGGAGGGCTTCTAGTCATTGCGGTTCCGAATTTTAACAGCTGGCAATCACGATGGACGAGAAAGCACTGGTTCCATCTGGATGTTCCGCATCATCTGCATCACTTTTCGGCTAAAACACTCCAAAACTTCCTTGAGGAAAATTCATTTAGGGTTGGTGAGGTTGAACATTTTTCTCTGGAGCAGAATCCGTTCGGATTTCTCCAGAGCCTTCTGAACTGGTCGCATATGGGACACAATGCGCTCTATGACACGCTCAAGACAAAAAGACTGCGGGCCAAATTTTCCTGGAAATTGATTCCAACTTTCGCTCTCCTTCCAATTCTCTTGCCCATTTCGCTTTTTGCCTCCATCTTGGAGTCGCTTTCAAGGTGCGGAGGAACGATTGAAGCTTACGCACTTAAGACGATACCTAAGGAGAAATTAACATGA